One genomic segment of Aliarcobacter cibarius includes these proteins:
- the recO gene encoding recombination protein RecO — MQGYIIDLKVVKDDDLIVTLLCENELITSYRFYGARHSNINIGYKIDFELEKTKSSIPRLKDVIQLGFPWILNNQKMYAWQRYLKLFYPHLKELEDLEPFYFFLLDNLVSKIEKQNVLRAILESYLLLLDHEGRLHTDFECLICEIKINSNLSIIRGFLPVHKECIRGKVFDYKKIKEFFLTKKSINLNDNEVENLFEVLLLGL, encoded by the coding sequence ATGCAAGGCTATATTATTGATTTAAAAGTAGTAAAAGATGATGATTTAATAGTAACTCTTCTTTGCGAAAATGAATTGATTACTTCATATAGATTTTATGGAGCAAGACATTCAAATATCAATATTGGCTACAAAATAGATTTTGAATTAGAAAAGACAAAATCCTCTATTCCAAGGTTAAAAGATGTAATTCAACTAGGTTTTCCTTGGATTTTAAATAATCAAAAGATGTATGCCTGGCAAAGATACTTAAAACTTTTTTATCCTCATTTAAAAGAACTTGAAGATTTGGAGCCATTTTATTTCTTTCTATTAGATAATTTAGTTTCCAAAATAGAAAAACAAAATGTTTTAAGAGCTATTTTAGAGTCATATCTACTACTATTAGATCATGAAGGAAGACTTCATACAGATTTTGAGTGTTTAATTTGTGAAATTAAAATTAATAGTAATTTATCAATAATAAGAGGTTTTTTACCAGTTCATAAGGAGTGTATTAGAGGAAAAGTTTTTGATTACAAAAAGATAAAAGAATTTTTTCTTACAAAAAAAAGTATAAACCTAAATGATAATGAAGTAGAAAATCTTTTTGAAGTTCTACTTCTTGGACTTTAA
- a CDS encoding HDOD domain-containing protein has translation MTEKILQKIESLPPLPKTIIEIEEFRKKQDKELNELLKIIEKDALIVSTLLKIANSAMFGFRTKVESPSRALSLLGINFTVSIAIGGSIQNLLSASLKPYGISSDDFMKGSNIASSLANNWLSRFEVEYHDDIVLASFLQEVGKFVLSSIIISDGKEEEFLAKVEESSVKEAEYEFLETSTAKVTAQIFRHWKLSDNLINLIDSVDDISTVEPEFKQRVQILDVIKTAANVIEPLSDKNIAKALEKAKAYEFDISILKSSIDELKNKLAQNQEI, from the coding sequence ATGACTGAAAAAATACTTCAAAAAATAGAATCTTTACCTCCACTACCAAAGACTATTATAGAAATTGAAGAGTTTAGAAAAAAGCAGGATAAAGAGTTAAATGAACTGTTAAAAATTATAGAAAAAGATGCTTTGATAGTATCAACTTTACTTAAAATTGCAAATTCAGCTATGTTTGGATTTAGAACAAAAGTTGAGTCACCTTCAAGAGCTTTAAGTCTTTTAGGAATTAATTTCACAGTTTCAATAGCAATTGGAGGAAGTATCCAGAATTTATTAAGTGCTAGTTTGAAGCCATACGGTATTAGTAGTGATGATTTTATGAAAGGTTCTAATATTGCTTCATCATTAGCAAATAACTGGCTTTCTCGATTTGAAGTTGAATATCATGATGATATAGTTTTGGCTTCATTTTTACAAGAAGTTGGAAAGTTTGTTTTATCTTCTATTATTATTAGTGACGGGAAAGAAGAAGAGTTTTTAGCAAAAGTTGAAGAATCTTCTGTAAAAGAAGCAGAATATGAATTCTTAGAAACATCAACTGCAAAAGTTACAGCTCAAATTTTTAGACACTGGAAATTAAGTGATAATTTAATAAATTTAATAGATTCTGTGGATGATATTTCAACTGTTGAACCAGAATTTAAACAAAGAGTTCAAATTTTAGATGTTATTAAAACAGCTGCAAATGTTATAGAACCATTGAGTGATAAGAATATTGCAAAAGCTCTAGAAAAAGCAAAAGCTTATGAGTTTGACATATCAATTTTAAAATCTTCTATTGATGAGTTAAAAAATAAGTTAGCTCAAAATCAAGAAATATAA
- the ychF gene encoding redox-regulated ATPase YchF yields MGLGVGIVGLPNVGKSTTFNALTKAQNAEAQNYPFCTIEPNKAIVPVPDKRLDELAKIVNPDKIQHSTIDFVDIAGLVRGASKGEGLGNQFLSNIREVEVILHMVRCFEDGNITHVEGDVNPLRDIEIIETELIYADITQLEKKIDRLKKQAKGSKEAAAQLVIAEELYAHICELQPVKTFENKDNEAFISLDKELRFLSNKDVIYGANVDEDTLSTGTNEYVEALKEYAASVNSEVIVLCAKIEEELVGLEDDEAKAFLDDLGVQESGLEQIIQKAFDKLGLQSYFTAGKVEVRAWTIRKNTKAPQAAAVIHNDFEKGFIKAEVISYEDYVKFGGETKCKDAGKLRLEGKDYIVQDGDIMHFRFNV; encoded by the coding sequence ATGGGATTAGGTGTAGGAATAGTAGGTCTTCCAAATGTGGGGAAAAGTACAACTTTTAATGCTTTAACAAAAGCACAAAACGCTGAGGCACAAAATTATCCCTTTTGTACAATTGAGCCAAATAAGGCGATAGTTCCAGTTCCTGATAAAAGATTAGATGAGTTAGCAAAGATTGTTAATCCCGATAAAATACAGCATTCAACTATTGATTTTGTTGATATTGCAGGTTTAGTTAGAGGAGCAAGTAAAGGTGAGGGGCTTGGGAATCAGTTCTTATCAAATATTAGAGAAGTTGAAGTTATTTTACATATGGTAAGATGTTTTGAAGATGGAAATATTACTCACGTTGAAGGTGATGTAAATCCTCTAAGAGATATTGAAATAATAGAGACAGAACTTATTTATGCAGATATAACACAACTTGAAAAAAAGATTGATAGACTAAAAAAACAAGCAAAAGGAAGTAAAGAAGCGGCAGCTCAACTTGTAATCGCTGAAGAGTTATATGCTCATATATGTGAATTGCAACCTGTAAAAACTTTTGAGAATAAAGATAATGAGGCATTTATTAGTTTAGATAAAGAGCTTAGATTTTTATCAAATAAAGATGTTATTTATGGTGCAAATGTTGATGAAGATACATTGTCAACAGGTACAAATGAGTACGTAGAAGCGTTAAAAGAGTATGCAGCTAGTGTAAATTCTGAAGTTATAGTTTTATGTGCAAAAATTGAAGAAGAATTAGTTGGACTTGAAGATGATGAAGCAAAAGCATTTTTAGATGATTTAGGTGTTCAAGAATCTGGATTAGAACAAATAATTCAAAAAGCTTTTGATAAATTAGGACTTCAAAGCTACTTTACAGCTGGAAAAGTTGAAGTAAGAGCTTGGACTATAAGAAAAAATACTAAAGCTCCTCAAGCAGCGGCGGTTATTCATAATGATTTTGAAAAAGGTTTTATTAAAGCAGAAGTTATTTCATATGAAGACTATGTTAAGTTTGGTGGCGAGACTAAGTGTAAAGATGCTGGAAAACTAAGACTTGAAGGTAAGGATTATATCGTTCAAGATGGTGATATTATGCATTTTAGATTCAACGTATAA
- a CDS encoding substrate-binding domain-containing protein: MKITKIIILFFVLLCSMHAASHKRIAYIVSDLEIPFWQIMSKGIETKANELGYKISIYSSSNLKKNELENLALALSTKIDGLIISPINSSTAVTLLEIAKNNNIPAVVADIGSDSENYISFISSDNKQGAYELGKILTKYMKDLSINKDGSVGIIAIPQKRANGKERTLGFMQALNEDNIKSAGLYQQVDFSYEETYNYSKKLINDNKNLKAIWLQGSDKYKGALDAIKDSNKEKEIALICFDAEPEFLEMIPKGILIGSAMQQPYLMGQEAVISLDNFFNNKEVIKEKKLPILPISKHNIEEKLKTIKLNVLGIKD; encoded by the coding sequence ATGAAAATTACGAAGATTATTATTCTTTTTTTTGTTCTTTTATGCTCAATGCATGCAGCCTCTCATAAACGGATTGCTTATATTGTTTCTGATTTAGAAATTCCTTTTTGGCAAATTATGTCAAAAGGTATAGAAACTAAAGCTAATGAATTAGGATATAAAATTTCTATTTATAGTTCAAGTAATTTGAAAAAAAACGAGTTAGAAAATCTTGCTTTAGCTTTAAGCACTAAAATAGATGGTTTAATTATATCTCCTATAAACTCTTCTACGGCAGTAACTCTTTTAGAAATAGCAAAAAACAATAATATTCCAGCTGTTGTTGCAGATATTGGCTCTGATAGTGAAAATTATATATCTTTCATCTCTTCAGATAATAAACAAGGAGCTTATGAACTAGGAAAGATTCTAACAAAATATATGAAAGATTTATCAATAAATAAAGATGGTTCTGTTGGGATTATTGCTATTCCTCAAAAAAGAGCAAATGGAAAAGAAAGAACATTAGGATTTATGCAAGCACTTAATGAAGATAACATAAAAAGTGCTGGTTTATATCAACAAGTTGATTTCTCATATGAAGAAACTTATAATTATTCAAAAAAATTAATTAATGATAATAAAAATCTAAAAGCTATATGGTTACAAGGATCAGATAAATATAAAGGTGCTTTAGATGCAATAAAAGATTCAAATAAAGAAAAAGAAATAGCTCTTATTTGTTTTGATGCAGAACCTGAATTTTTAGAAATGATTCCAAAAGGAATTTTGATAGGTTCTGCGATGCAACAGCCATATTTAATGGGTCAAGAAGCTGTTATTTCCCTAGATAATTTTTTTAATAATAAAGAAGTAATTAAAGAAAAAAAATTACCAATTTTACCTATTTCTAAACATAACATTGAAGAAAAATTAAAAACAATAAAATTAAATGTATTAGGAATAAAAGATTAG
- a CDS encoding PAS domain S-box protein — MKNRTLIVSFLLPFLITIITIMSFYTVYNYFETKNRLINDINLRMNSISKQLNDSLPHFINSYAISEYKKLIENQMQDNNILAIIVKDYSYGKIFGKEFIESGKIREFDKILDFDREYANHNNLLNENFSYIKTDLIDNFNTKIAEIELYSSSNELNTKLNEIVKKSIFEIIILSLFIIILVFFIIKTLILKPIFNMVDAIQNNDKYGIPKENIPENNRVKELNELSKKMNEMISTIKNSRYEISQINNKMELIINSINDGIWDWNLKTNEVYYSNQWKKILGFNDDEIKNDFNEWKSRVNPEHFENIEKDLNYYLESKSDIFKNEHQILCKDGSYKWILNRGIIVNRDEDGNPLRMIGTHTDITFIKDLQKQIIKEKDFISNIIDNSNVIIAVIDNKGRMFKVNKFTQEFTGYSQDEIASVPFFWVRFLHKNVQVKINEIVEEAKKGNIKKYFKASCFSKNNEEKIFEWSNTLIKKADGSIDYIVTIGIDVTEKEIIQKEILQQKEELELIFNYSKDGIAILDLNTRFLNFNDSFLNMTGFSKNELLEKTVFQLVAKKDDEKNKRIINQILEEGFVNNFEETFAFKDKRVITNLSISLLPNKETLLMIIKDVSSLKVLQEQAKLASLGEMIGNIAHQWRQPLSFISISASSLKVKSEFNILTKEEINETSTAIVKQTEYLSNTIDNFRDFIKEDKSYTNISIKEVLDNSLNLVYASLNNNFINLTLELDDDLSILGNKNELTEAFLNIISNSKDALKEKKEEDRFLFIKSKKLNENRLKLKFLDSGGGIDEEIISKVLEPYFTTKHKSQGTGLGLSIVDKILRERHKGTIEIYNEEFTHNQKIYKGLSFNIIFEKTEI, encoded by the coding sequence ATGAAAAATAGAACATTAATTGTATCTTTTTTACTACCATTTTTAATCACTATTATTACAATTATGTCATTTTATACAGTTTATAACTATTTTGAAACAAAAAATAGATTAATAAATGATATTAATTTAAGAATGAATTCAATAAGTAAACAATTAAATGACAGCCTACCACATTTTATAAATTCATACGCTATTAGTGAATACAAAAAACTAATTGAAAATCAAATGCAAGATAATAATATTTTAGCAATAATTGTAAAGGATTATAGCTATGGAAAAATATTTGGTAAAGAGTTTATTGAAAGTGGTAAAATAAGAGAATTTGATAAAATATTAGATTTTGATAGAGAATATGCAAATCATAACAACTTATTAAATGAAAATTTTTCATACATAAAAACTGATTTAATAGATAATTTTAATACAAAAATAGCAGAAATTGAACTTTATAGTTCTAGTAATGAACTAAATACGAAGCTAAATGAAATAGTTAAAAAAAGTATATTTGAGATAATTATTCTATCATTGTTTATCATTATATTAGTTTTCTTTATAATAAAAACTTTAATTTTAAAACCTATATTTAATATGGTAGATGCAATACAAAACAATGATAAATATGGTATTCCAAAAGAAAATATTCCTGAAAACAATAGAGTAAAAGAGTTAAATGAACTCTCTAAAAAAATGAATGAAATGATTTCTACAATAAAAAATTCTAGGTATGAGATTAGTCAAATTAATAACAAAATGGAATTAATTATAAATAGTATCAATGATGGTATTTGGGATTGGAATCTAAAAACAAATGAAGTATATTATTCTAATCAATGGAAAAAAATTTTAGGTTTTAATGATGATGAAATAAAAAATGATTTTAATGAATGGAAAAGTAGAGTAAATCCAGAACATTTTGAAAATATAGAGAAAGATTTAAATTACTATTTAGAAAGTAAAAGTGATATTTTCAAAAATGAACATCAAATATTATGTAAAGATGGCTCATATAAATGGATTTTGAATAGAGGTATAATTGTAAATCGAGATGAAGATGGTAATCCTTTACGAATGATTGGTACTCATACAGATATAACTTTCATAAAAGATTTACAAAAACAGATTATTAAAGAGAAAGATTTTATTTCTAATATTATCGATAACTCAAATGTTATAATAGCAGTAATTGATAACAAGGGAAGAATGTTTAAAGTAAATAAATTTACACAAGAATTTACTGGTTATTCGCAAGATGAAATAGCTAGTGTTCCTTTCTTTTGGGTTAGATTTTTGCATAAAAATGTTCAAGTAAAAATAAATGAAATTGTAGAAGAAGCTAAAAAAGGAAACATAAAAAAATATTTCAAAGCTAGTTGTTTTTCAAAAAACAATGAAGAGAAAATATTTGAGTGGTCAAATACCTTAATTAAAAAAGCTGATGGTTCGATTGATTATATTGTTACAATTGGAATAGATGTAACAGAAAAAGAGATTATCCAAAAAGAGATTCTACAACAAAAAGAAGAATTGGAACTAATATTTAATTATTCAAAAGATGGGATAGCAATTTTAGATTTAAATACAAGATTTTTAAATTTTAATGACTCTTTTTTAAATATGACAGGATTTTCAAAAAATGAATTATTAGAAAAAACAGTTTTCCAATTGGTTGCAAAAAAAGATGATGAAAAAAATAAACGGATAATAAATCAAATATTAGAAGAAGGATTTGTAAACAATTTTGAAGAAACTTTTGCATTTAAAGATAAAAGAGTAATCACAAATTTAAGCATTTCATTACTTCCAAACAAAGAAACTTTACTCATGATTATAAAAGATGTAAGTTCGCTAAAAGTTTTACAAGAACAAGCAAAATTAGCATCTTTAGGCGAAATGATAGGAAATATAGCTCATCAGTGGAGACAACCTTTAAGCTTTATTAGTATTAGTGCTAGTTCTTTAAAAGTAAAATCTGAATTTAACATTCTTACAAAAGAAGAAATAAATGAAACTTCAACTGCAATAGTAAAACAAACTGAATATTTATCAAACACAATTGACAACTTTAGAGATTTTATAAAAGAAGATAAAAGTTATACAAACATAAGCATAAAAGAAGTTTTAGATAATAGCTTAAATCTTGTATATGCATCACTAAATAATAATTTTATAAATCTTACTTTAGAACTTGATGATGATTTATCTATATTAGGTAATAAAAATGAATTAACAGAAGCTTTTTTAAATATTATTTCAAATAGTAAAGATGCTTTAAAAGAGAAAAAAGAAGAAGATAGATTTTTGTTTATAAAAAGTAAAAAGTTAAATGAAAATCGACTTAAATTAAAGTTTTTAGATAGTGGTGGTGGGATTGATGAAGAAATTATTTCAAAAGTTTTAGAACCATATTTTACTACAAAACATAAATCTCAAGGTACAGGTCTTGGACTTTCAATTGTAGATAAAATTTTAAGAGAAAGACATAAAGGCACTATTGAAATTTATAATGAAGAATTCACTCACAATCAAAAAATTTATAAAGGCTTAAGCTTTAATATTATTTTTGAAAAAACTGAAATTTAG
- a CDS encoding carbon starvation CstA family protein gives MNKLLWLAIAIVGALCFGYLALQNGETVSAMYLVVAAVCIYMIAYRFYGRFIAYKVLELDKNRATPAMIHDDGRDYVPTNKSVLFGHHFAAIAGAGPLVGPILAAQMGYLPSMLWILVGGVFAGAVHDFVVLFISSRRDGRSLGEIIKDELGTFTGAVTMIAIFGIMLIIIAILSMVVVKALAESPWGLFTIAMTIPIAIFMGIYMRYLRPGKVGEASVIGFILLILAIHYGSVIAADPVWAARFTFDAPTLAIIMMAYGFIAAVLPVWFLLAPRDYLSTFLKIGVIGLMAIAIVIVAPDIQMPKTNPQYFDGTGPVFAGAIFPFLFITIACGAISGFHALISSGTSPKMLENETHALPVGYGSMLMESAVAIMALICATILHPGLYFAINSPAAFIGTDIVNVAQTISGWGFTVTAEEIKALTTNIGEQTILSRTGGAPTFAIGVALVLHELFGGIDMMGFWYHFAILFEALFILTAVDAGTRACRFMVQDILGNVYKPLGNTSNYAAGILATALSVAGWGYFLYQGTIDPRGGIYSLWPLFGVSNQMLAGMALLLATVVLFKMGKAKYTWVTVLPAIFVLTATMYGGVQKILPFKEGDRVHNAVSHVATAQIQIKKIADLEAKLPTLTEETDIAKAKKDISIAQQVKFSNIINAILCVFFMFATSLVIIATLGICFGKIKIPLKETPYVRLDSLQKA, from the coding sequence ATGAATAAGCTTTTATGGCTTGCAATAGCAATAGTTGGAGCTTTATGCTTTGGTTATTTAGCATTGCAAAATGGTGAGACAGTTTCAGCTATGTATTTAGTTGTAGCTGCTGTGTGTATTTATATGATTGCATATAGATTTTATGGAAGATTTATTGCTTATAAAGTTTTAGAACTTGATAAGAATAGAGCAACTCCTGCGATGATTCATGATGATGGAAGAGATTATGTTCCTACAAATAAATCTGTTTTATTTGGACATCATTTCGCCGCAATTGCTGGTGCTGGTCCTCTTGTTGGTCCAATCTTAGCTGCTCAAATGGGATATCTACCTTCAATGCTATGGATACTTGTGGGTGGAGTATTTGCTGGAGCAGTTCACGATTTTGTAGTTTTATTTATATCTTCAAGAAGAGATGGAAGATCTTTAGGTGAAATTATAAAAGATGAATTAGGAACATTCACTGGTGCTGTTACTATGATAGCTATATTTGGTATTATGCTAATTATTATAGCTATTTTATCAATGGTTGTTGTAAAAGCTTTAGCTGAATCACCTTGGGGATTATTTACAATTGCTATGACTATTCCAATTGCTATTTTCATGGGTATTTATATGAGATATTTAAGACCTGGAAAAGTTGGAGAAGCTTCAGTTATTGGATTTATTCTTTTAATTTTAGCTATTCACTATGGAAGTGTTATCGCTGCTGATCCTGTATGGGCTGCTAGATTTACTTTTGATGCTCCTACTTTAGCAATTATTATGATGGCTTACGGTTTTATAGCTGCTGTTTTACCTGTATGGTTCTTACTAGCTCCTAGAGACTATTTATCAACTTTCTTAAAAATTGGTGTTATTGGACTTATGGCTATAGCAATAGTTATTGTTGCTCCGGATATTCAAATGCCAAAAACAAATCCTCAATATTTTGATGGAACAGGTCCTGTTTTTGCAGGGGCAATTTTCCCATTCTTATTTATTACTATTGCTTGTGGTGCTATTAGTGGATTCCATGCCCTAATTTCAAGTGGAACAAGTCCAAAAATGCTTGAAAATGAAACTCATGCATTACCTGTTGGATATGGTTCAATGTTAATGGAAAGTGCTGTTGCTATTATGGCTTTAATCTGTGCTACTATTTTACATCCTGGATTATACTTTGCTATTAACTCTCCAGCAGCGTTCATTGGAACAGATATTGTAAATGTTGCTCAAACTATTTCTGGTTGGGGATTTACTGTAACTGCTGAAGAAATTAAAGCACTTACTACAAATATTGGAGAACAAACAATTCTTTCAAGAACTGGTGGAGCACCAACATTTGCTATTGGAGTTGCACTTGTACTTCATGAATTATTTGGTGGAATCGATATGATGGGATTCTGGTACCACTTTGCTATTTTATTTGAAGCACTATTTATTTTAACTGCAGTTGATGCAGGAACAAGAGCTTGTAGATTCATGGTTCAAGACATTTTAGGTAATGTTTACAAACCACTTGGAAATACAAGTAACTATGCAGCTGGAATTTTAGCAACTGCACTAAGCGTTGCTGGTTGGGGATATTTCTTATACCAAGGAACAATTGACCCAAGAGGTGGAATTTATTCATTGTGGCCACTATTTGGAGTAAGTAACCAAATGTTAGCTGGTATGGCATTACTTTTAGCTACTGTTGTATTATTTAAAATGGGTAAAGCAAAATATACTTGGGTTACAGTATTACCTGCAATCTTTGTATTAACTGCAACTATGTATGGTGGAGTTCAAAAAATATTACCTTTCAAAGAAGGTGATAGAGTTCACAATGCAGTAAGTCACGTTGCAACTGCTCAAATTCAAATTAAAAAAATTGCTGATTTAGAAGCAAAATTACCAACTCTTACAGAAGAAACTGATATTGCTAAAGCTAAAAAAGATATATCAATTGCGCAACAAGTTAAATTCTCAAATATAATTAATGCTATTTTATGTGTATTCTTTATGTTTGCTACATCTCTTGTAATTATTGCAACTCTAGGAATTTGTTTTGGAAAAATCAAAATTCCTTTAAAAGAAACTCCTTATGTAAGGCTTGATAGTTTACAAAAGGCTTGA
- the kcuS gene encoding KCU-star family selenoprotein: MFEQIKALYEKSEKFFHPLVGLSSYEKYLEHMKRNHPDKEVLTRGEFFKEAVDRKYNTGGFKKCC, translated from the coding sequence ATGTTTGAACAAATCAAAGCTTTGTATGAAAAATCTGAAAAGTTTTTTCATCCCCTTGTGGGGCTTTCTAGTTATGAAAAATACCTTGAACACATGAAAAGAAATCATCCTGACAAAGAGGTTTTAACTAGAGGAGAGTTTTTTAAAGAAGCCGTTGATAGAAAATACAATACCGGTGGCTTTAAAAAGTGTTGTTAA
- a CDS encoding PepSY-associated TM helix domain-containing protein, with product MHKTIWYKIHWFFGVIFGLTLLIVGFSGAVLSYEKEILRFLNPNTYNIPIAQDKQILKVQEILQKYQSQNPDTKINSISFSNDKSSSVVLNIASKDPNQKKGQNIYLNPYTVEILPELTGKDFFSFFLRLHRWLAFEGDSREIGKNIVALTTIACIILTIGGLIVYWPRVKNHFFKSFTFSFKHKKRAFLSTMHSAVGMWVIPMFLLVTLTGLYWSYDWYRSAMFTVMQVEQPKREPVAQEQAKNQQKPQMIPYETVQKVVDIFVQNISKEYKNANLRLTPNKEEFYSISYLFADAAHYRETNTMEINVKDSIVVKDVKFEDKKLNEQIMSSILPLHTGEYFGWIGQLLMFIASSLMVLFVITGYMLYYDRLKKRRAKAQKIVKEEI from the coding sequence ATGCATAAAACAATTTGGTATAAAATACATTGGTTTTTTGGAGTAATTTTTGGTTTAACACTACTTATTGTTGGTTTTTCAGGAGCTGTTTTATCTTATGAAAAAGAGATTTTAAGATTTTTAAATCCTAATACATATAATATTCCAATTGCTCAAGATAAACAAATATTAAAAGTTCAAGAGATTTTGCAAAAGTATCAATCACAAAATCCCGATACAAAAATAAATTCTATCTCTTTTTCTAATGATAAAAGTTCTAGTGTGGTTTTAAATATAGCTTCAAAAGATCCAAATCAAAAAAAAGGTCAAAATATATATTTAAATCCATACACAGTTGAAATATTACCAGAGCTTACAGGAAAAGATTTTTTTTCATTTTTTCTTAGACTTCATAGATGGTTAGCTTTTGAAGGTGATTCCAGAGAAATTGGTAAAAATATTGTAGCTCTTACAACTATAGCTTGTATAATTTTAACTATTGGTGGATTGATTGTATATTGGCCAAGAGTAAAAAATCATTTTTTTAAAAGTTTTACTTTTAGTTTTAAACATAAAAAAAGGGCTTTTTTATCAACTATGCATAGTGCTGTTGGTATGTGGGTAATTCCAATGTTTTTACTTGTAACTCTTACAGGATTATATTGGTCATATGATTGGTATAGAAGTGCTATGTTTACTGTTATGCAAGTAGAACAACCAAAAAGAGAACCAGTAGCTCAAGAACAAGCTAAGAACCAACAAAAACCTCAAATGATACCTTATGAAACAGTACAAAAAGTAGTTGATATATTTGTTCAAAATATTTCAAAAGAGTATAAAAATGCAAATTTAAGATTAACTCCAAATAAAGAAGAATTTTATTCAATATCTTATCTTTTTGCAGATGCTGCACATTATAGAGAAACAAATACTATGGAAATAAATGTAAAAGATTCGATAGTAGTAAAAGATGTAAAATTTGAAGATAAAAAATTGAATGAACAAATTATGAGTAGTATTTTACCTCTTCATACAGGTGAATATTTTGGTTGGATTGGACAATTGCTTATGTTTATAGCATCTTCATTAATGGTACTATTTGTAATCACTGGATATATGTTGTATTATGATAGATTGAAAAAAAGAAGAGCAAAAGCTCAAAAGATTGTAAAAGAAGAGATTTAA
- a CDS encoding TonB-dependent receptor plug domain-containing protein: protein MTQNLILANETTKLDDVQVVTSASGYEQNVADAPATISVITAEELEEKSYSDVTDALKNVPGVYVNGGGSNQTISIRGMGSSYTLYLIDGKPMNPNFSIEK, encoded by the coding sequence TTGACACAAAATTTGATTTTAGCAAATGAAACTACAAAACTTGATGATGTTCAAGTTGTAACATCTGCTTCAGGATATGAACAAAATGTGGCTGATGCTCCAGCAACAATTTCAGTAATTACTGCTGAAGAATTAGAAGAAAAATCTTATTCCGATGTTACAGATGCACTTAAAAATGTTCCTGGTGTTTATGTTAATGGTGGAGGAAGTAATCAAACTATTTCTATTAGAGGTATGGGATCATCATATACACTTTACTTGATTGATGGAAAACCAATGAACCCAAATTTTTCAATAGAGAAATGA